The Fructilactobacillus myrtifloralis genome segment AATAATGGTTATGGAAATTAAAACGTTACGTGATCAGTTGAAAGTAATCTATGATTGGGGCCTTTACACTGACCAGGAAATTGCTGCTCATGTTAAGGACGGATCAATTACTAAAGCTGATTTTAAATTCATTACTGGGAAAT includes the following:
- a CDS encoding XkdX family protein — translated: MVMEIKTLRDQLKVIYDWGLYTDQEIAAHVKDGSITKADFKFITGKSYDKFMSEMNEDE